TCACTTCCGCCCACGTTGTGTTGAAGGAAATTGTGTCGCGGTTTCCAGATGACCAGCACAAATTGAACGAGGTCCGAGTCAGTATCGACAACACTGGTGTAGTCAGGGGAGAATTTGGCTTTGCAGAGGCATTACAGGCCAGGAAGGCAGCTTTGATCGAATGGCTGACAGACGAAAGACCTGCGGTCAAAGCATTCGCTGAAAAGCATATTGCAGAGCTCGACCTCATGATCGCATCCGAACGGCGTCGGGCCGAATCTAGAAGGGAAATGCGGAATAGGGACTATGAAGAAGACGACACCGACTCTGACAACAGTATTGGTAGTAAAGGCACTCAGTAGCCTGATCGGCACCAGTGAGATTGGAGAGCAGAATAGGGCCATCCTGAATGTAGCAAAATGCTACGGAACCTGAAACCGCATCGCTTCACAGGCACAGCCCATGACTGACAAATGCCATCTCCAACGCTTCCTCGACGCCCAAGCGCCCGTCTACGACACCGTCCTCGCTGAGCTCCGAGCTGGGAGAAAGTCTAGCCACTGGATCTGGTTTATCTTTCCGCAGATCGCTGGTCTCGGTCACAGCGCAATGGCACAGCAGTTCGCCATCACGTCGCTCGATGAGGCCAAGGCCTACCTCCAGCACCCTGTCTTAGGTCAAAGGCTCCGAGAATGTACGCAGCTTGTTATGAATGTAGAGGGGCGCAGCGCTGAGGAGATCTTCTCCTACCCGGACAATCTGAAATTCCGATCCTGCATGACCTTGTTCATGACCGCCACCACCGACAACGCCCTCTTCAACGCCGCCCTGCTCGAATACTTCGACGGCAAGCCCGACCAACTGACGATGAACGTCTTGGCCCGGCACAACATGCCACGGTGCTAGCACCTCTTTCGCTCTGACCCACCCCACTCATCACCTTCAACCCCGCTTCTCGCGATCGCCGTGATCAGGAGCGCGCTAGGAGGCTTTGGCGGGTTTGTGATGCAACTCGGCCTGGACACGTTCGAGCACGAAGAGCTTGAGCAGTGTTTGATACGGGACGTCGCGTTTGTTCGCGATCGTCTTGAGTTGATCCAAGAGCGATTTCGGCAGACGAAGCGAGATCGTCTCGGTGGACGGCTTCAACCGGGGAAATACCATCCGACGACTCTTGGAGTAGTCGACATACTCCGTTGAGTCGTGTGACGCCCAAAACTCAGCTTCCTGTTTCTCACTCTTGAACGTCGGTCTTTTTTTGAGTTTGGTCACGATACGTCCTCCGCTCCTTGGAACTCATATCTCTGGCTGAAATAATGCGGATGCGCCGTCGGCGGATGGTGAAGACGATAAACAAGCGGCGTCCGGCATCAGTCTGTCCCAGCACGTAATATCGAGGCTCCACCGTAGAATGGGCGAGGTCATCGGCGACCACCAGCGGCAGATTGAAGAAAACCTGCTCGCATTCCCACGGAGTAACCCGGTGCTTCTCCCAATTCTTGGCAAGATTTGCCTCGTCCCAATTAAACCCTTCCACACCCGGCAGTCGCGTCATCTCATGCCTTATGTTGTATATGACAACCATATACGCGATGACGCTGAGCTGTCAATCACACACTGGCAAGTCGTCCAGAAAGGAGTGACGGCCTGGCCGAGTAGGAGTGTCCGGCCTTTGCAATCCAACAGTGCACCGACAACACCCTCTTCAAAGACGCCCTGCTCGAATACTTCGACGGCAAGCCCGACTAAATGACCCTCGACATTCTGGCGCAGCAATTGTCTTAGAGCAGATACAGGTGGAGGCACCATTCGGGGCAGGTGAGCATTCGCTTGCTCTGCGCACAACATTCTTACCACACAACCATGAGTGTGCCGTTCCTATCGTGCACGTTCTGAGTGAAAAGGGATCTGGCTACTCCCTCTTCCCTCCGGATAGCTACTTGATTTTACGCCTAGTGAGGCATACCCTATGCCCTAGTCGAACGACTTAACGGACATCTATGGCGAAAGTTACTCAATTCAAAATCGAGTTAGACC
Above is a window of Nitrospira sp. SG-bin1 DNA encoding:
- a CDS encoding calpastatin, with the translated sequence MTDKCHLQRFLDAQAPVYDTVLAELRAGRKSSHWIWFIFPQIAGLGHSAMAQQFAITSLDEAKAYLQHPVLGQRLRECTQLVMNVEGRSAEEIFSYPDNLKFRSCMTLFMTATTDNALFNAALLEYFDGKPDQLTMNVLARHNMPRC